From Rubrivirga sp. SAORIC476, a single genomic window includes:
- the aroC gene encoding chorismate synthase — protein MIRYLTAGESHGEALVGIVEGMPAGVPVVPADLNEHLSRRWLGYGRGGRAKVERDQVQVLGGVRFSHTMGSPIALLLPNAAYEADRTGWPEKMAVEGTGEGIERITLPRPGHADLVGAQKYGFDRPPHGPDVRPVIDRSSARETAMRVACCSVARQMLRALGIEVGSHVVRLGEVGMDDPAEWSEARDALLAEGGARALYEAADRSEVRMLDADLTERTIEHIKAAKKAGDTLGGVYEVIATGVPVGLGSYAQGDRRLDGRLAQAILSIQAQKSVEVGDGWLVGRRPGSEVHDPITRDGDRWGRTSNHAGGVEGGISNGQPLVVRGTMKPIPTLIKPLGTADLETGESQPTRYERSDVTSVPAASTVAEATVAWEIAVALLERYGGDTFEALQERVEADRARGL, from the coding sequence GTGATCCGCTACCTCACCGCCGGCGAGTCCCACGGCGAAGCCCTCGTCGGCATCGTCGAAGGGATGCCCGCAGGCGTGCCCGTCGTCCCGGCCGACCTCAACGAGCACCTGTCGCGGCGCTGGCTCGGCTACGGGCGCGGCGGGCGCGCGAAGGTGGAGCGCGACCAGGTGCAGGTGCTCGGCGGGGTCCGGTTCTCCCACACCATGGGCAGCCCCATCGCGCTGCTGCTGCCCAACGCGGCCTACGAGGCCGACCGCACCGGCTGGCCCGAGAAAATGGCCGTCGAGGGCACCGGCGAGGGAATCGAGCGGATCACGCTGCCACGGCCCGGCCATGCCGACCTCGTCGGCGCGCAGAAGTATGGCTTCGACCGCCCGCCCCACGGGCCCGACGTGCGGCCGGTGATCGATCGGTCGTCGGCCCGCGAGACGGCGATGCGGGTCGCGTGCTGCTCGGTCGCACGGCAGATGCTGCGCGCGCTCGGCATCGAGGTCGGCAGCCACGTCGTCCGCCTGGGCGAGGTGGGCATGGACGACCCGGCCGAGTGGAGCGAGGCCCGCGACGCGCTGCTGGCCGAGGGCGGCGCTCGGGCCCTTTATGAGGCTGCCGACCGGTCGGAGGTCCGCATGCTCGACGCCGACCTGACGGAGCGCACCATCGAGCACATCAAGGCGGCCAAGAAGGCGGGCGACACGCTGGGCGGCGTGTACGAGGTCATCGCGACCGGCGTCCCGGTTGGCCTCGGGAGCTACGCGCAGGGGGACCGGCGGCTCGACGGGCGCCTCGCGCAGGCCATCCTGTCCATCCAGGCGCAGAAGTCCGTCGAGGTGGGCGACGGCTGGCTGGTCGGGCGGCGCCCCGGCTCGGAGGTCCACGACCCGATCACGCGGGACGGCGACCGCTGGGGCCGTACGTCCAACCACGCGGGCGGCGTCGAGGGGGGCATCTCGAACGGCCAGCCGCTGGTCGTGCGCGGCACCATGAAGCCGATCCCGACGCTCATCAAGCCCCTCGGCACGGCGGACCTGGAAACGGGTGAGAGCCAGCCGACGCGCTACGAGCGCAGCGACGTGACGAGCGTCCCGGCCGCCAGCACGGTCGCCGAGGCGACGGTCGCCTGGG
- a CDS encoding trypsin-like peptidase domain-containing protein, producing the protein MTLRRILFALAVLSVGVLVGFPAIRLLQADPETPSTGPRTPAAPAAVETVQIGADGPPPADPIDVPDLVDLSNQRVIVAREVDRAVVYVEVELGTGYARVQTEAGSGIIISPAGYVLTNAHVVARATEATVILPSEKREYRAEVVGTDPTTDIAVLRLFEVGVAEDEPLPVASLGDSDELQVGETVLAVGSPFRLRNSFTSGIVSALGRGGLNAIQNEFAIEDFIQTDAAINPGNSGGALVNLRGQVVGVVTANASETGFAEGYGFAVPINLARVVAESLIRYGEVRRGYLGVEVFPMSRADAREAGMPDVRGVLVTRVVSGGPAARAGLQPGDVLLEVGGRAVDEPNQFQSRLAMYSPGQEIDLAVWRGGAERSLEATLTDPRDPSLEDWFASTPAAGGPATGPQEEEVSRTEAPDWGVRFRDLARDERRRFEEGAFVESIEPGSAAELDGLPRGTVVVAVENQRVSTAEEARIALARLARMDRPALLRVRRPDGRTAFYDLASPFVD; encoded by the coding sequence GTGACGCTTCGACGCATCCTGTTCGCGCTGGCCGTGCTCTCGGTCGGGGTCCTCGTCGGCTTCCCGGCGATCCGTCTGCTCCAGGCCGATCCGGAGACGCCGTCCACGGGGCCCCGGACCCCGGCGGCGCCCGCGGCGGTGGAGACGGTCCAGATCGGCGCCGACGGGCCGCCGCCCGCCGACCCCATCGACGTGCCGGACCTGGTGGACCTGAGCAATCAGCGCGTGATCGTCGCGCGGGAAGTCGACCGGGCCGTCGTCTACGTGGAGGTGGAACTCGGAACCGGGTACGCGCGCGTGCAGACCGAGGCGGGCAGCGGCATCATCATTTCGCCGGCAGGCTACGTCCTCACCAACGCGCACGTCGTCGCGCGGGCTACGGAGGCGACGGTGATCCTCCCCTCCGAGAAGCGCGAGTACCGCGCCGAGGTCGTGGGCACCGACCCGACCACCGACATCGCGGTGCTGCGCCTCTTCGAGGTCGGCGTCGCGGAGGACGAGCCCCTGCCGGTCGCGTCGCTGGGCGACTCCGACGAACTCCAGGTCGGGGAGACGGTGCTGGCGGTCGGCAGTCCGTTCCGACTCCGCAACTCGTTCACCTCGGGCATCGTGTCGGCCCTGGGCCGGGGCGGTCTCAACGCGATCCAGAACGAGTTCGCCATCGAGGACTTCATCCAGACCGACGCGGCGATCAACCCCGGCAACTCGGGCGGAGCGCTGGTGAACCTCCGCGGTCAGGTGGTGGGCGTGGTGACGGCCAACGCTTCCGAGACAGGATTCGCGGAGGGCTACGGGTTCGCGGTACCGATCAACCTCGCTCGCGTCGTGGCCGAGAGCCTGATCCGCTACGGCGAGGTCCGCCGCGGGTACCTCGGCGTGGAGGTATTCCCTATGTCACGTGCCGACGCCCGTGAGGCGGGCATGCCGGACGTGCGGGGCGTCCTCGTGACGCGCGTCGTCTCCGGCGGCCCCGCGGCTCGTGCTGGCCTGCAGCCCGGCGACGTGCTCCTCGAAGTCGGCGGACGAGCCGTCGACGAGCCCAACCAGTTCCAGAGCCGCCTCGCCATGTACAGCCCTGGCCAGGAGATCGACCTCGCGGTCTGGCGTGGCGGCGCCGAGCGCAGCCTGGAGGCGACGCTGACGGACCCGCGGGACCCGTCGCTGGAGGACTGGTTCGCCAGCACTCCCGCCGCTGGCGGGCCGGCGACCGGGCCGCAGGAGGAGGAGGTCTCGCGGACCGAGGCGCCGGACTGGGGCGTCCGCTTCCGCGACCTCGCCCGCGACGAGAGGCGCCGCTTCGAAGAGGGCGCGTTCGTCGAGTCCATCGAGCCCGGCAGCGCCGCCGAACTGGACGGCCTGCCGCGCGGCACGGTGGTGGTCGCCGTCGAGAACCAGCGCGTCTCGACCGCCGAGGAGGCGCGCATCGCGCTCGCCCGCCTCGCCCGCATGGACCGGCCCGCGCTCCTCCGCGTCCGCCGCCCCGACGGTCGGACGGCGTTCTACGACCTGGCATCGCCCTTCGTGGACTGA
- a CDS encoding glycosyltransferase, giving the protein MLFALLGDVTSSSRALRQLRAMADAGLAVTVTQTASPRDPGALPDGVTAQVLPVPPGGGPKAFWHAHRAVRSAAMRHPAGLYWASDLYTLPALAAAAQRHGGALAYDSRELYAGLDSAHGRPWVGTAWGTLERWVAPRADAVVTVGDAIADRLADRYGIPRPTVLYNAPEVPAALPDRTALRRALSLPADGRMVVLYQGLFRDGRGLPALVEATRAVEGVRLVLIGEGALADSVAEAGKDLGDRLVVHPFVPPDRLAALTPGADLGACLIEPLTESLRLSLPNKLFEYLAAGVPVLASPLPEIRAVVGQGVGVLADPRDAGAVAAALRTALDPRLRARWAAAAPAVLAPYTWNEGRRTFRALLDRLLPPT; this is encoded by the coding sequence GTGCTGTTCGCCCTCCTGGGCGACGTGACGAGCTCCTCGCGGGCGCTGCGCCAGCTCCGGGCGATGGCCGACGCGGGCCTCGCCGTAACGGTGACACAGACGGCATCTCCGCGCGACCCCGGCGCCCTCCCAGACGGCGTGACGGCACAGGTCCTCCCGGTCCCCCCCGGCGGCGGGCCGAAGGCGTTCTGGCACGCCCACCGCGCCGTGCGGTCCGCTGCGATGCGGCACCCGGCCGGGCTCTACTGGGCGAGCGACCTCTACACCCTCCCCGCGCTCGCCGCCGCCGCCCAGCGGCACGGCGGCGCGCTGGCCTACGACTCCCGAGAGCTCTACGCCGGCCTCGACTCCGCACACGGCCGCCCCTGGGTCGGCACCGCGTGGGGCACGCTCGAACGCTGGGTCGCCCCCCGCGCCGACGCTGTGGTGACGGTGGGCGACGCCATCGCGGACCGGCTGGCAGACCGGTACGGCATCCCGCGGCCGACGGTCCTGTACAACGCGCCCGAGGTCCCGGCGGCTCTGCCCGACCGCACCGCGCTCCGCCGCGCCCTCTCCCTCCCCGCCGACGGCCGGATGGTGGTGCTCTATCAGGGCCTCTTCCGAGACGGCCGCGGCCTCCCTGCGCTCGTCGAGGCCACGCGCGCCGTCGAGGGCGTCCGCCTCGTCCTGATCGGCGAGGGCGCCCTCGCCGACTCCGTCGCAGAGGCAGGAAAGGATCTCGGGGATCGGCTCGTCGTGCACCCGTTCGTCCCCCCCGACCGCCTCGCGGCCCTCACGCCGGGCGCCGACCTCGGTGCCTGCCTCATCGAACCCCTGACGGAGAGTTTGCGCCTCAGCCTGCCCAACAAGCTGTTCGAGTACCTTGCGGCGGGCGTCCCGGTGCTGGCCAGCCCGCTGCCCGAAATCCGCGCCGTGGTGGGTCAGGGAGTCGGCGTCCTGGCCGACCCTCGGGACGCCGGGGCCGTCGCCGCAGCGCTCCGCACCGCCCTCGACCCGCGCCTCCGCGCCCGGTGGGCCGCCGCCGCCCCGGCCGTGCTCGCGCCCTACACATGGAACGAGGGCCGACGCACGTTCCGCGCTCTCCTCGACCGCCTCCTCCCCCCCACATGA
- a CDS encoding thioredoxin fold domain-containing protein: MTKVLVALLFALPLAASAQVDASIIPDDAPDWYSMEDAISLAQADDRLLFVYGYASWCGYCARFDTEVLTDDTVQAYLNENYAPVRLDIEGRDSLQFFDARVTGRDLGGAMGITGTPTHVFVDTDGSLITKMPGFVDPETFLFALEYIKEEAYETTAFDRFVVARRTGLSLEQSMGDLVAPPRTAPAPSQ, translated from the coding sequence ATGACCAAGGTCCTCGTCGCCCTCCTCTTCGCGCTCCCGCTCGCCGCGAGCGCACAGGTGGACGCCTCCATCATCCCGGACGACGCGCCCGACTGGTACTCCATGGAGGACGCCATCTCCCTGGCCCAGGCCGACGACCGGCTGCTCTTCGTCTACGGCTACGCCTCCTGGTGTGGCTACTGCGCCCGCTTCGACACCGAGGTGCTGACCGACGACACCGTCCAGGCGTACCTCAACGAGAACTACGCGCCGGTCCGCCTGGACATCGAGGGCCGCGACTCGCTCCAGTTCTTCGACGCCCGCGTGACGGGCCGCGACCTCGGAGGCGCCATGGGCATCACCGGCACCCCGACCCACGTGTTCGTCGACACCGACGGCTCGCTGATCACGAAGATGCCGGGCTTCGTGGACCCCGAGACGTTCCTCTTCGCGCTCGAGTACATCAAGGAGGAGGCCTACGAGACGACCGCCTTCGACCGGTTCGTGGTGGCCCGGCGGACGGGCCTGAGCCTGGAGCAGTCGATGGGCGACCTCGTGGCGCCGCCGCGCACCGCCCCGGCTCCGTCGCAGTAG